The Planctomicrobium piriforme genome includes a window with the following:
- a CDS encoding ATP-binding cassette domain-containing protein has protein sequence MDQFGIDFEQGEHIIARDLQFSVQPGSVVLFTGESGSGKSSLLRSAAEQLKAAGARVISLADLTLDDRCLVDLLPGAVADGLALLAACGLGEAQLMLRTPSELSDGQRYRFLLALAVSQQADWIVADEFTATLDRRLARVIASNLSRLANRTGIGFLLVTTHEDIVDDLAADVHIRCRLDGEIEVTTSDGDLKKKRCGSPTSSGSPPRPSPTGRTSLGGIIAATASG, from the coding sequence ATGGATCAGTTCGGCATCGATTTCGAACAGGGGGAACATATCATCGCCCGTGATTTGCAGTTCAGCGTGCAGCCTGGCAGCGTCGTGTTGTTCACCGGTGAAAGCGGGTCTGGCAAGTCTTCTTTGTTGAGGTCAGCGGCGGAGCAGTTGAAGGCAGCGGGTGCTCGCGTTATTTCGCTTGCCGATTTGACGCTGGACGACCGTTGCCTGGTCGACCTGTTGCCGGGGGCGGTGGCCGACGGTCTGGCCTTGCTCGCCGCGTGCGGACTGGGTGAAGCGCAGCTAATGTTGCGAACTCCCTCAGAGCTTTCAGATGGACAGCGTTACCGTTTTCTGCTGGCACTCGCTGTGTCGCAACAGGCCGACTGGATTGTGGCGGATGAATTCACCGCGACGCTTGATCGCCGACTCGCCAGAGTGATTGCGTCGAATCTCTCCCGGCTCGCCAACCGGACTGGAATCGGCTTTCTGCTGGTGACGACACACGAAGATATCGTGGATGACCTCGCTGCTGATGTTCATATCCGCTGTCGGCTGGATGGCGAGATCGAAGTGACGACCTCTGACGGTGATCTCAAAAAAAAACGCTGCGGCTCGCCGACGAGTTCTGGATCTCCTCCGCGACCAAGTCCGACTGGACGTACTTCGCTCGGTGGCATTATCGCAGCCACCGCATCGGGCTGA
- a CDS encoding ParB N-terminal domain-containing protein produces the protein MLLKTLPVTSLNPAPYNPRISLKPGDAAWKKLERSLAEFQLVQPIVWNERTGHVVSGHQRLAILKHHGETEVDCVVVDLPLEREQALNITLNNSEVGSDWDPDRLIDLVAELQELPEFDATLTGFDAQQLHDLLLAPVDQNEEEDAANADETNGLLQVTLEVPPDVWPEVQQELDSLLTRYPDLRLHIRNQAAS, from the coding sequence ATGCTGCTGAAAACATTGCCCGTCACGTCTCTGAATCCCGCGCCGTATAACCCGCGGATTTCCCTGAAGCCGGGCGATGCCGCCTGGAAGAAACTGGAACGGTCGCTGGCGGAATTTCAACTGGTGCAGCCAATTGTCTGGAACGAGCGAACCGGCCATGTCGTTTCAGGTCACCAGCGGCTGGCAATCCTCAAACATCACGGGGAGACGGAGGTGGACTGCGTGGTGGTCGACCTGCCGCTGGAGCGGGAACAGGCGCTCAACATCACGTTGAACAATTCAGAAGTGGGCAGCGATTGGGATCCCGACCGCCTGATTGATCTGGTGGCAGAACTGCAGGAACTTCCGGAGTTCGACGCGACGCTGACAGGCTTCGATGCCCAACAACTGCACGACCTGCTGCTCGCTCCTGTTGATCAGAACGAGGAAGAGGATGCAGCGAACGCAGACGAGACCAACGGACTCCTGCAGGTGACCCTCGAAGTCCCCCCCGATGTCTGGCCCGAGGTACAGCAAGAACTCGATTCCCTCTTGACGCGCTACCCCGACCTCCGCCTCCACATCCGCAATCAGGCTGCATCGTAG